The following are encoded in a window of Arthrobacter antioxidans genomic DNA:
- a CDS encoding MraY family glycosyltransferase: MTAQLVIVGLVALGLSLALPVVVKPLLKRWGVVDIPNSRSSHSTVVIRGMGMAVAVAILAALALSLAIGLVAVDRSLILLVIGMVGAAATLGWIEDLRGLSIKVRAAAQLMIGVVGTIVLATTIEDSSYWWVPVGAVAVATYINAANFMDGINGISGMHGVVVGLFYSWAGVLSDQLWLTVAGLVVAAAFAGFLPWNLGRGFVFLGDVGSYLLGASIAAIAVTGLLAGVYLEYLLSPVLIYLADTFTTFLRRARRGERLYAAHRQHVYQRLTDTGLSHVQVALFVSVLSALTGAAGFVLATAPAPLAVTASLFAAAVVALYLWSPRIFRAIARRRTVVEA; the protein is encoded by the coding sequence ATGACCGCGCAGCTGGTGATCGTGGGGCTCGTCGCCCTGGGCCTGTCCCTGGCGCTGCCCGTCGTCGTGAAGCCCCTGCTGAAGCGGTGGGGCGTCGTCGACATCCCCAACAGCCGTTCCTCGCACTCCACCGTGGTGATCCGGGGCATGGGGATGGCCGTCGCGGTCGCGATCCTCGCCGCCCTCGCCCTCTCCCTCGCGATCGGCCTGGTGGCCGTCGACCGCTCGCTCATCCTCCTCGTCATCGGCATGGTCGGCGCGGCCGCGACCCTCGGCTGGATCGAGGACCTCCGGGGGCTGTCCATCAAGGTCCGTGCCGCCGCGCAGCTCATGATCGGAGTGGTCGGCACGATCGTCCTCGCGACGACGATCGAGGACAGCAGCTACTGGTGGGTCCCGGTCGGCGCCGTCGCCGTGGCCACCTACATCAACGCCGCCAACTTCATGGACGGCATCAACGGCATCTCCGGCATGCACGGGGTGGTGGTGGGACTCTTCTACTCGTGGGCCGGGGTCCTCAGCGACCAGCTGTGGCTGACGGTCGCGGGGCTCGTGGTCGCGGCCGCCTTCGCGGGCTTCCTGCCCTGGAACCTCGGCCGGGGATTCGTGTTCCTGGGCGACGTGGGCAGCTACCTCCTCGGAGCGTCGATCGCGGCCATCGCCGTCACGGGCCTGCTCGCGGGCGTCTACCTCGAGTACCTCCTCTCGCCGGTGCTCATCTACCTCGCCGACACGTTCACCACGTTCCTGCGCCGGGCCCGGCGCGGGGAGCGGCTCTACGCCGCGCACCGCCAGCACGTGTACCAGCGGCTCACCGACACCGGACTCAGCCACGTCCAGGTGGCACTGTTCGTGAGTGTCCTGTCCGCGCTCACCGGGGCCGCCGGCTTCGTGCTCGCCACCGCACCCGCGCCCCTCGCAGTGACCGCCTCGCTGTTCGCCGCGGCCGTGGTCGCGCTGTACCTGTGGTCCCCGCGGATCTTCCGGGCCATCGCCCGTCGTCGGACGGTGGTCGAGGCCTGA
- a CDS encoding NAD-dependent epimerase/dehydratase family protein, producing MRWLVLGGSGFVGSAVLRALHASGIEAHGLSASRLATAADAPVALLATADATDTAGLEAAMAGYDVVVNAAGLATPSATGGTDLLGANALLPAVVARAASAAGVRRLIHLSSAAVQGRTPMLDETGTVRPFSAYSRSKALGEQALDLAAAREPSLSVVTVRATSVQGEGRPTTAALARLARSPLASVASPGTARSPITSVDSLAELVLALGTHPGALPARVLQPWEGLTVRTVLEAAGGHPRVLPAALCRAAVRGGYLVSSLVRGRLDGHVRRVELMWFGQDQVPGWAAGHGVVPTARVREVLADAGRAAPGAGGR from the coding sequence ATGCGCTGGCTGGTGCTCGGCGGCTCCGGGTTCGTCGGCTCGGCGGTGCTGCGGGCCCTGCACGCGTCGGGCATCGAGGCGCACGGCCTGTCCGCGTCGCGGCTCGCGACGGCCGCCGATGCGCCGGTGGCACTCCTCGCCACCGCGGACGCCACGGACACCGCCGGGCTGGAGGCCGCGATGGCGGGGTACGACGTCGTCGTGAACGCGGCCGGCCTGGCCACCCCCTCGGCGACCGGCGGGACGGACCTGCTCGGCGCGAACGCCCTGCTGCCCGCCGTCGTCGCCCGCGCCGCGTCCGCCGCCGGGGTCCGGCGCCTCATCCACCTCAGCAGCGCGGCCGTGCAGGGCCGGACGCCGATGCTGGACGAGACCGGGACCGTGCGCCCCTTCTCGGCGTACTCACGCAGCAAGGCGCTCGGCGAGCAGGCCCTGGATCTCGCGGCGGCGCGGGAGCCGTCACTGTCCGTCGTGACGGTGCGGGCCACCTCCGTGCAGGGCGAGGGGCGTCCGACGACGGCGGCCCTGGCGCGGCTCGCCCGCTCGCCGCTCGCCTCCGTGGCGTCCCCGGGGACCGCGCGATCGCCGATCACGTCGGTGGACTCCCTCGCGGAGCTGGTGCTGGCCCTCGGCACCCACCCCGGGGCCCTTCCGGCGCGGGTGCTGCAGCCCTGGGAGGGACTCACCGTGCGCACCGTCCTCGAGGCGGCCGGCGGACACCCCCGGGTGCTGCCGGCGGCGCTGTGCCGGGCCGCGGTGCGGGGCGGCTACCTGGTGTCGTCCCTCGTGCGCGGTCGCCTCGACGGGCATGTGCGCCGTGTCGAGCTCATGTGGTTCGGACAGGACCAGGTGCCCGGATGGGCGGCCGGCCACGGCGTGGTCCCGACGGCCCGGGTCCGTGAGGTCCTCGCCGACGCGGGCCGCGCGGCACCGGGTGCGGGCGGGCGCTGA
- the atpB gene encoding F0F1 ATP synthase subunit A, producing the protein MIALALPAATTEEGFVAPTIEDTHYRDILPWGDPYGVWFDPGFGKQMLMVILSVVIIAAFFLVASRRRQMVPGKVQFLGESAYGFVRNSIGKDIIGGRDFLKYVPWLFTAFFFVLVNNIFGAIPFLQLPTFSHPGSAYAIAAIFYLLWVGIGLQKHGLRFFKLAVVPSGVPWYILPIVVPIEIISNFIVRPVTHSLRLFATMLAGHLIVTLAGSAIEYMVMTGNILLQGTSVLVLVGAVAMYMLEALIMVLQAYVFTLLAAIYIEGALNADAH; encoded by the coding sequence TTGATCGCGCTTGCGCTCCCGGCCGCAACTACCGAAGAGGGATTCGTAGCCCCGACGATCGAGGACACCCATTACCGGGATATCCTCCCCTGGGGTGACCCCTACGGCGTCTGGTTCGACCCCGGCTTCGGCAAGCAGATGCTCATGGTCATCCTGTCCGTGGTCATCATCGCCGCATTCTTCCTGGTCGCGTCACGACGCCGCCAGATGGTCCCCGGCAAGGTGCAGTTCCTCGGTGAGTCGGCGTACGGCTTCGTCCGCAACTCCATCGGCAAGGACATCATCGGCGGCAGGGACTTCCTGAAATACGTCCCCTGGCTGTTCACCGCCTTCTTCTTCGTGCTGGTGAACAACATCTTCGGGGCCATCCCGTTCCTGCAGCTGCCCACCTTCTCGCACCCGGGCAGTGCCTACGCCATCGCGGCGATCTTCTACCTCCTCTGGGTGGGCATCGGTCTCCAGAAGCACGGCCTGCGCTTCTTCAAGCTGGCCGTCGTCCCCTCGGGCGTGCCCTGGTACATCCTGCCGATCGTCGTACCCATCGAGATCATCTCGAACTTCATCGTCCGTCCGGTCACGCACTCGCTGCGACTGTTCGCCACGATGCTCGCCGGTCACCTGATCGTGACCCTCGCGGGATCCGCCATCGAGTACATGGTGATGACGGGCAACATCCTGCTGCAGGGTACGAGCGTCCTCGTCCTCGTCGGCGCCGTGGCGATGTACATGCTGGAGGCCCTGATCATGGTCCTGCAGGCGTACGTCTTCACGCTGCTCGCCGCGATCTACATCGAAGGCGCCCTCAACGCCGACGCCCACTGA
- a CDS encoding AtpZ/AtpI family protein: MTGTSPTPGDPSDGTPAPGEARFSNGGYNAGIAVFSYMIGGIAVWSLIGWGLDNLLDTRWLVLAGAFLGAAGGFYLSHMHNLTRNHTPNPHGGSRSTSGAEDEPE, from the coding sequence ATGACCGGCACTTCACCGACGCCCGGAGACCCCTCCGACGGCACGCCGGCCCCGGGCGAGGCGCGCTTTTCCAACGGCGGCTACAACGCGGGCATCGCGGTCTTCAGCTACATGATTGGCGGGATCGCGGTATGGAGTTTGATAGGCTGGGGGCTGGATAATCTCCTCGACACGCGCTGGTTGGTGCTGGCGGGAGCGTTCTTAGGTGCAGCAGGGGGTTTCTATCTCTCCCACATGCACAACCTCACTCGGAACCACACACCGAATCCGCACGGCGGATCCCGGTCGACGTCCGGTGCCGAGGATGAACCGGAGTGA
- a CDS encoding ATP synthase F0 subunit C — protein sequence MEVQGSLNMVGYGLSAIGGGVGVGLVFAAYINGVARQPEAQRVLQPIAFLGLALTEALAILGLVFAFVIGA from the coding sequence ATGGAAGTACAGGGTAGCCTCAACATGGTTGGATACGGCCTCTCCGCGATCGGCGGTGGTGTCGGTGTCGGTCTCGTCTTCGCGGCCTACATCAATGGCGTAGCTCGCCAGCCCGAGGCACAGCGTGTCCTCCAGCCCATCGCCTTCCTCGGCCTCGCGCTGACCGAAGCCCTCGCGATCCTGGGCCTCGTCTTCGCCTTCGTCATCGGCGCCTGA
- a CDS encoding F0F1 ATP synthase subunit B: MLNAAIMAAEEGSSPLAPNWWEFLVTLAGFAVLMFIVIKYVMPAFEKTFEERTAAIEGGIAKAEAAQAEANAALEQYKQQLVDARTEANRIREEARAEGAQILADLKEKAAAESARISEQAHVQIEAERQAAVVSLRAEVGTLATDLASRIVGESLADDARSSRVIDRFLADLETSSNSAGAAK, from the coding sequence ATGCTTAACGCAGCGATTATGGCGGCGGAGGAGGGCTCCAGCCCGCTCGCACCGAACTGGTGGGAGTTCCTCGTGACACTGGCCGGCTTCGCCGTGCTGATGTTCATCGTCATCAAGTACGTCATGCCGGCATTCGAGAAGACGTTCGAAGAACGAACGGCTGCCATCGAGGGTGGCATCGCCAAGGCGGAAGCCGCCCAGGCGGAAGCCAACGCGGCGCTGGAGCAGTACAAGCAGCAGCTTGTGGATGCCCGCACCGAGGCCAACCGCATCCGTGAGGAAGCGCGCGCCGAAGGGGCGCAGATCCTCGCGGACCTGAAGGAGAAGGCGGCCGCGGAATCGGCACGCATCTCCGAGCAGGCCCACGTGCAGATCGAGGCCGAGCGCCAGGCCGCCGTGGTCTCGCTCCGCGCCGAGGTCGGCACGCTCGCGACCGACCTCGCGAGCCGGATCGTCGGGGAGTCCCTCGCCGACGACGCCCGCTCGTCCCGCGTCATCGACCGGTTCCTCGCCGACCTCGAGACTTCCTCGAACAGTGCAGGTGCGGCGAAGTAA
- a CDS encoding polysaccharide biosynthesis protein: protein MTPLGIMGLNEGRASARTPGSTATASSGDKPAIWLWSQYLLDAAAWIVAILLALILRYELLVNEVNVPGFAAFCAVAVVAQLVVGLSFALYRGRYSFGSFHEAKLLVIVAVLVAVILVLVSVAFFTVIGVPRSIGIIAFPFACMFLAATRYLKRMYVESKAKPGEDAQRTLIYGAGFLGNSLVGRMMQDPGSPYFPVGLIDDDPAKKHLRLASVPVLGRIDDLRDVVARTQASVLVIAFAEVEAAQVRRVSDLVAGLGIRVLVLPPLRDMLGAAGAAIADFREVAVEDLIGRRPVDIHPDEVAGYVTGKRVLVTGAGGSIGSELCRQLSIFAPAELIMLDRDETGLQCTQISLTGRGLLTGRDTVLADIRDADALLNIFEDRRPEVVFHAAALKHVSLLEQYPEEAWKTNVQGSLNVLRASAAVGVTNFVNISTDKAADPTSVLGHSKRVAEKLTSWHAEGTGQRYVSVRFGNVIGSRGSMLPLFTEQIRNGGPITVTDPEVTRFFMTIPEACQLVVQAGAIGRGGEVLILDMGEAVKILDVAQRMIAMSGKDIDIVFTGLRPGEKMHEDLIGVGENDSRPLHPKISHTSVAPLDPGQLSLQRWKTEGGFGRGQIGVLGSDAAGPAARTSPSTAGAAGPTS, encoded by the coding sequence ATGACACCGTTAGGAATCATGGGACTCAACGAAGGCCGGGCCTCCGCCCGGACACCCGGCTCCACGGCCACAGCCTCCTCCGGCGACAAACCGGCGATCTGGCTGTGGTCGCAGTACCTGCTCGACGCCGCAGCCTGGATCGTGGCCATCCTCCTCGCGCTGATCCTCCGCTACGAGCTCCTGGTCAACGAGGTCAACGTCCCGGGATTCGCCGCGTTCTGTGCGGTGGCCGTCGTCGCCCAGCTGGTGGTGGGGCTCAGCTTCGCGCTGTATCGGGGGAGGTACAGCTTCGGGAGCTTCCACGAAGCGAAGCTCCTGGTCATCGTGGCCGTGCTCGTCGCCGTCATCCTGGTCCTCGTCAGCGTCGCGTTCTTCACCGTCATCGGGGTGCCGCGCAGCATCGGCATCATCGCCTTCCCCTTCGCGTGCATGTTCCTGGCCGCCACCCGCTACCTCAAGCGCATGTATGTGGAGAGCAAGGCGAAGCCGGGCGAGGACGCGCAGCGCACGCTGATCTACGGCGCCGGATTCCTCGGCAACTCGCTCGTGGGCCGCATGATGCAGGACCCCGGTTCCCCCTACTTCCCCGTCGGCCTGATCGACGACGATCCGGCCAAGAAGCACCTGCGGCTCGCCTCCGTCCCGGTCCTCGGGCGGATCGACGACCTGCGGGATGTCGTGGCCAGGACGCAGGCCTCGGTCCTGGTCATCGCGTTCGCGGAGGTGGAGGCCGCGCAGGTGCGCCGCGTCTCCGACCTCGTGGCGGGCCTCGGCATCAGGGTGCTCGTCCTGCCACCGCTGCGGGACATGCTCGGCGCCGCCGGTGCCGCCATCGCCGACTTCCGCGAGGTCGCCGTCGAGGACCTGATCGGACGCCGTCCGGTGGACATCCACCCGGACGAGGTCGCCGGGTACGTCACCGGGAAGCGCGTGCTGGTGACGGGGGCCGGCGGGTCGATCGGCTCGGAACTGTGCCGCCAGCTCTCGATCTTCGCGCCGGCGGAGCTCATCATGCTCGACCGCGACGAGACCGGCCTGCAGTGCACTCAGATCTCCCTCACCGGGCGCGGCCTGCTGACCGGGCGTGACACCGTCCTCGCGGACATCCGGGACGCGGATGCGTTGCTGAACATCTTCGAGGACCGCAGGCCCGAGGTCGTCTTCCACGCGGCCGCCCTCAAGCACGTGTCGCTGCTCGAGCAGTATCCGGAGGAAGCCTGGAAGACCAACGTCCAGGGTTCGCTGAACGTCCTCCGGGCCTCCGCCGCCGTCGGCGTGACCAACTTCGTCAACATCTCCACGGACAAGGCGGCGGACCCCACCAGCGTCCTCGGGCACTCCAAGCGCGTCGCCGAGAAGCTCACCTCGTGGCACGCGGAGGGCACGGGCCAGCGGTACGTCTCGGTGCGCTTCGGCAACGTGATCGGCAGCCGCGGCTCCATGCTTCCGCTGTTCACCGAGCAGATCCGCAACGGCGGTCCGATCACCGTGACCGACCCGGAGGTGACGCGATTCTTCATGACCATCCCCGAGGCCTGCCAGCTCGTCGTCCAGGCGGGCGCGATCGGCAGGGGAGGGGAGGTCCTCATCCTCGACATGGGCGAGGCCGTGAAGATCCTCGACGTCGCCCAGCGCATGATCGCGATGTCCGGCAAGGACATCGACATCGTCTTCACGGGCCTGCGGCCCGGCGAGAAGATGCACGAGGACCTGATCGGCGTGGGCGAGAACGATTCGCGCCCCCTTCACCCGAAGATCTCCCACACGTCCGTGGCGCCACTGGATCCGGGACAGCTGAGCCTGCAGCGGTGGAAGACCGAGGGCGGCTTCGGGCGGGGGCAGATCGGCGTCCTCGGGAGTGACGCCGCGGGCCCTGCCGCCCGCACCTCGCCGTCCACCGCCGGCGCCGCGGGACCCACGTCATGA
- a CDS encoding glycosyltransferase yields the protein MHVPDAGSPRVFLVITTFNRAPLLRELLESIAALEPAPAAVVVVDNASTDATADVLADVLLPVPLIVERLPVNLGGSGGFAAGVARALEEGADWLWLMDDDVVVLPDALASFAPWMSRYSCIHGRRYDAAGLPFFWQHTLDEFTGVHLPVRGDVFAASPVFHTNVACFEGMLVAAGVVREIGLPDARFFLNGDDLTYGWLVSQRYPVAYVDAFVLRKTRAQRQVDLGVRHLNESSNLSRFCGMRNRGHLARYLQLHGRYHRVGFGLGTLLSAGKELLRLLAVEHSISGASQVWRGWRAARVILHDPGWRPEPPLRDLAGQTGAS from the coding sequence TTGCACGTCCCCGACGCCGGCTCGCCCCGCGTATTCCTCGTGATCACGACGTTCAACCGGGCACCCCTCCTGCGGGAGCTCCTCGAGTCGATCGCGGCCCTGGAACCGGCCCCGGCCGCCGTCGTCGTGGTGGACAACGCCAGCACGGACGCCACCGCCGACGTCCTCGCCGACGTCCTCCTCCCCGTACCGCTCATCGTGGAGCGCCTGCCCGTGAACCTGGGCGGCTCGGGCGGGTTCGCGGCCGGCGTCGCGCGCGCCCTCGAGGAAGGGGCCGACTGGCTCTGGCTGATGGACGACGACGTCGTCGTCCTCCCCGACGCCCTCGCGTCCTTCGCCCCGTGGATGAGCCGGTACTCGTGCATCCACGGACGCCGCTACGACGCCGCGGGCCTGCCGTTCTTCTGGCAGCACACCCTCGACGAGTTCACCGGCGTCCACCTGCCGGTCCGGGGCGACGTCTTCGCGGCGTCACCGGTCTTCCACACCAACGTCGCGTGCTTCGAGGGCATGCTGGTCGCGGCCGGCGTCGTCCGCGAGATCGGTCTGCCGGACGCCCGGTTCTTCCTCAACGGCGACGACCTCACGTACGGGTGGCTCGTCTCGCAGCGGTACCCGGTGGCCTACGTGGACGCCTTCGTCCTCCGGAAGACGCGCGCGCAGCGGCAGGTGGACCTCGGCGTCCGGCACCTCAACGAGTCGAGCAACCTGTCGCGTTTCTGCGGTATGCGCAACCGCGGGCACCTCGCGCGGTACCTCCAGCTGCACGGCCGCTACCACCGGGTGGGGTTCGGCCTCGGCACGCTCCTGTCCGCCGGCAAGGAGCTCCTCCGCCTGCTCGCCGTCGAGCACTCGATCTCCGGCGCCTCCCAGGTGTGGCGCGGGTGGAGGGCGGCCCGGGTGATCCTGCACGATCCCGGCTGGCGGCCGGAGCCGCCCCTGCGGGACCTCGCCGGGCAGACGGGCGCGTCCTGA